In the Sulfobacillus thermosulfidooxidans DSM 9293 genome, GGAATTTTCGCTATGATAATAAAGACAATCAAGGCGTTACACCACACGTACAGGAGAGGATTACATGGCGTCAGGTGAAATCGATACAGTTCTCGCATATTTACAAAACCACCATGAACAATACCGCAAGGAACTGATTCAGTTTTTGCAGATTCCCAGTATCTCGGCCTTGTCCACTCACAAAGAGGACGTTCATAGGGCCGCCACGTGGCTCGCTCACCGTCTTCAAGCGGCAGGTGTTCCCCATGTGCGCATTGAGGAAACCCCGGGTCACCCTATTGTCTTTGGAGAAGTCATAACTGATCCTCATCGACCCACGGTACTCGTTTACGGACATTATGATGTCCAGCCTGTCGATCCCTTGGACCAATGGACGAATCCGCCGTTTTCTCCCACCATCATCGATAACATTTTATATGCCCGGGGTTCCAGTGATGACAAGGGGCAAGTCTATATGCAAGTCATCGCCGCCGAAGCCTGGTTAAAAACAGGAACTCTGCCCGTAAATCTCAAATTTTTATTCGAAGGCGAAGAAGAAATTGGCAGTGTGCACTTGGAGCACTACATCCAAACCCATCAAGAGGAGCTACGAGCTGATCTGGCCGTCATTTCAGACACGCCGATGTTTGCTGCCGGTGTTCCCGCTGTGTGCTATGGCTTGCGCGGTCTCGCCGCTTTAGAAATTCATGTAGAGGGCCCCTATCAAGACTTGCACTCGGGTGTCTTTGGTGGCGCCGTCGCCAATCCTGCGCATGTTCTGGCCCAAATTATCGCCAGCTTGCACGACGATGAAGGGCGTGTCACGGTCCCAGGCTTTTATGATGATGTAGACGGTCTTAGCGAGGAAGAACGAAAAAATTTTGCTGCCTTGCCTTTTGATGAGGAAGAGTTTCGCCAATCAACGGGATCTCCCGCATTATATGGTGAAGCAGGCTACACCACATTAGAGCGAATTTGGACGAGACCGACGCTCGAAGTCAATGGAATGTGGGCGGGCTTTATTGGCGAAGGGCGCAAAACAATCATTCCCCAAAGTGCCCACGCGAAAATATCATGCCGATTAGTCCCCCACCAAGATCCTCAAAAGATTTTGAATCAGGTCAACCAGTTTATCACGGACCAGTGTCCTCCCACCGTCAAATTGCGTATTGATCGCGGTGAGGGGGATCCGGGCACGGTCACTCCGTTAGATCACTTTGCCACGCAAGCAGCGGTCCAAGCTATTCGTGCGGTCTATCATCAAGATGCGGCCTTTATTCGCATGGGAGGCTCAATTCCGGTTGTGGTAACCTTTGACCAAGTCCTTAACATCCCTACGGTGTTATTGGGTTTTGCATTGCCTGATGAAAATTTTCATGCGCCCAATGAACATTTTCATCTCGAAAACTTTGATAAGGGTGCGGAAACAATCGCCACCTTATGGCAAATACTAGGCCAAACGCATCACCACCAAGGAGGAACTCATGTCAATCCCTGAATTTAGCATTGAGGGACTGTCCCAAATTGTTCGCAGTCTAGAGCGCTATGATGAAGCGACATTGACGAATGCTGGGCCCAAGACTCCCACCACACGTCGTGCCACAGAACAACTCATTTGGCGACTCGAAAGCCTGTTATTTCCTTTTGAGCATCCTTGGGAAGAAGCCGTTGAAGCCCAGGGAACCGCCGCCCGTATCGAATTATTGGGACGAATTATTTGGGATTTAGCTCATCAAATTCACCGGGTTGATCCTCATGACTGCACGGGAGATCCCTGCCAGGGATTATGTCGAGCCTTTCACACCGCCATTGAATTTGGCAAACGACTTCCAGACATTCAGGCTCTTTTGTATATGGACGCTGATGCCGCTTACCAAGGAGATCCGGCAGCACGCAATCGATCCGAAGTCATATCCACTTATCCCGGGTTTTATGCCATTATGGTATACAGGTTAGCGCATGAGCTCTTCCGACTAGACGTGCCATTACTGCCCCGGCTCATGACGGAGATTGCTCATAGCCAAACCGGGATCGACATTCATCCCGGAGCGCAAATTGGTTCGAGTTTCTTCATTGACCATGGAACCGGGGTCGTGATTGGCGAAACCACGGAAGTCGGCGATCAAGTCACCTTATATCAGGGAGTGACTCTGGGCGCATTAAATTTTCCTCGGGATGTACAAGGACAAATCATTCGCGGGCAAAAACGGCATCCCACGATTGGGGATCGGGTGGTCATCTATTCCGGTGCGACCATCCTAGGAGGGAATACGGTGATTGGCGCGGGGAGCGTCATTGGAGGCAATGTGTGGCTGACACATAGTGTTCCAGAAAATTCTCGCGTAATCAACCAACCCCAAGTTGATGTCAAAGCGGTCACCCATAAAAATTGAAAATAGGAAGGACCAGTGTGATGCAAACCATTCATGATAATAAACCTGCTCTTTCGACGGGCACAGGGAGCATTTTTGTAGACCTTATATTTTGGCATCCCAAAGACAGCAATGAAGCGCCATTGACCACGTTTCTCGAACAAACCAGACTAGGCGAACGGTCGCAAACGGTCCAATGGCTCAACAAAATCACGGTACGTTTAAGTATGTGGAATGGATATTATTGGTCCGATCTTCCCGCTGAAAAGTGGCCAGAAGCCCAGCGCGACTTGCAAACCTTTATTGCGGAAACCATGCGTCATTATCAAATCCCCAAGGCGGAATATGATACGCGGGCCTTTTCTATCGGACTAGCCAAAAAAGTTCGGCGGCAAAAAGTTCACCTCAATCAGCTGCCATTACAGCAACCCAGGCGCGATAATCCGGTTTGGTGGGTGATTGTTCCGTGATCGCGCTCAAAATGTCTGCCATCGATGCAGCCTATGAGCGTATTCGACCCGTTGTGTACGAGACGCCGCTCATAAAAAATCACAGTTTATCTGAACTTAGCCAGTGTGATTTAGCACTCAAAGCTGAAAATCTTCAACGCACCGGGTCGTTCAAGATTCGCGGAGCATTTAATAAACTGGCATTAATTCACGAGGCGGGCGGCAAAGGGGCCGTGAGTGGATCATCTGGCAATCATGGCGCGGCAGTCGCTTGGGCAGCCCGCTATTTTGGCTTAACTGCTCGCATTGTCGTTCCCACCACCGCCTCCGCTGCCAAAGTTGAGGCCATTAAAGCGTATGGCGCAGATATTGAATTTTGTGGCACGACGAGCCATGAGCGCATTGAACGGGCTAAAGCCATTGCCCAAGAAACCTCTCTCAGCTTTGTGGCCCCTTTTGATGACCCTGAGGTGATGGCAGGGCAGGGTACAATTGGCTTGGAAATTCTGCAACAGATGCCGGAAGTCGAAATCATCGTCGTTCCCATTGGGGGCGGTGGTCTAATCTCAGGAATCGCTACCGCTGTGAAAAGCCAAAGGCCCGATATTCGGATTATTGGTGTCGAGCCGTTAGGCGCTCCCAAAGCCTATGAATCGCGCAAGCATCATCAACGGCGGATTTTGTCGTCCACCGAGACCATTGCTGATGGATTAAAGACCATCTCACTAGGAGAACTAACCTACCCGATTATTGAACATCTGGTCGATGATATTGTGCTGGTCGATGATGATGAAATCCGCCGGGCCATGTCCTTATTGTTAACGCGTCAAAAAATGTTAGCAGAACCCTCGGGAGCCGCAACACTCGCGTATGCCTTACGTAAGCCCGATAGGCTTCATCACCGCAAAACGGTTGTGGTCATTAGTGGCGGAAACATTGATCCAATAAATCTTTGTGAGCTCTTAACACACCCGCATTAAAAATCAGTCATCAATAGAACCTGCCAAGGACATGCCACGCGAATTCACGCCTGGGATGTCCTTGCCGCTCTTCCTCAGACTTGCCTCCCATGTTCTGTCGCAGGCGCTTATGCGTGTACCCGCCATAACCGATATTGGACGGCCTTTTTACGTTTTCGAAGGTCGTCTTCTGTGTTTACCTCTATCACAAGTGAAACCCTTTTGTTCCCTGTGCGGCAATACATAGATCTCCCAGGTTTTGGGTAACCTAAGTCACGGTACCTAGAGGAAATCAAGGGCGGAGCCGAACGTCCAAAAAGGAGACCTGGAACAATGGATGAGCAGCAACATGTTTGTGCCTGTGGCGAAATCGCCCACTATGAATGTCGCGATTGCCAACAACCGTTGTGCACAGAACATACTTGCAGCAGTTGTGGCCGCTGTGAAGCGGATTGTATTTGCCACTTATTATGGTGGACGCCGGATTTGTTTATTTAACACTGGTTTTCAACATTCCGAAAACAGTTGACAGAAAGCCATAAGCCATATGGGTTGTCTTCATGTTACGATTTTCACATAAGAACATATACCTAAACAAAAGGAGGGGATCGTAGATGTTAGCCTTTGTGAAAAATTTCACGCCAAACTGGTTTACCGTAGGCATGGGGACAGGTATTACCGCTTTGGGCGCATACCTTTATCCCGGCGGTCCCCTATGGCTCAAGGATTTGGGTACAGGGCTGTGGATATTAAACACCGTGATTGTGGGAGTCCTTTTACTACTCATGTTGTTGCGTTGGATCTTTAATTGGAAGGGATCTATTGCTATTTTGCATGACCCTATTCAATCGATGTTTTTAGGAGCTGTCCCGATGGCTTTGACCACGGTCATTAACGGATTCATTGATATGGGTCAACGCTTAATTGGACATGAAGCCCTGACCATCGCCATGGTCTTGCTCGTGATCAATGTGTTAATGGCGCTGGGATCAGGCATTGTTGTTCCCTTTATGATGTTCATTTCTCACGATCACCGCTTAGATAAACTGACGGGAATATGGTTGATGCCCGTTGTGCCCGCTGAAGTGGCCGCAGCCAGTGGAGGATTACTCCTTCCCTATCTCACCAATGTGGCGGCCCAAAAAACCTTGATGGTCATTAGTTTAGGGTTGTGGGCCTTAAGCGTTCCCTTAGCATTTTTGATGCTCGGATTTTTATTCTTGCGCTTAGCGGTTCACAAATTGCCCCCTAAGGAAATGGCGATTTCCACGTGGATTTCTTTGGGCACGTTAGGCACCGGCATTATGGGGCTCATCGGATTAGGAAAATCCTTACCCATTTTATTTGGCTCTTTAGGGCACGCTATGGATGGTGCCGCCGTCCTTGGTTCGTTTGCTCTGTGGGGCTTTGGTTTATGGTGGTTGACCTTAAGCATTCTCATCACCATTTACTATGCACACAAAGGATTGCCCTTCAATTTAGGGTGGTGGGGATTAACCTTCCCCTTGGGCGTTTTTACTGGTGGAACGGATATGCTCTATGACCAGATGCATGTTGGGCTCATCGCTTTCTTTGCTCACCTGTTTTATGTCTTGCTTGCCGTTTTTTGGACCCTGGTCGCGGTCAAGACGACGGGCGGAGTCCTCACGGGTCGTTTGACTCTGACTGGCGCCCCCAAGCCTACGCCGATGCCCACAAAGACGGCCGTAAGTTAAAGGCTCGAGCACAACTCTCGAGCCTTCGGCTTGAAGGTTTGTCGACAATCTTTTACGATCAGACAGTACAAGTCAAAGATATGTCGACACAAATTCAGGCAGGTGAATGCATGACAGGGGTAACGATAGTGATTCCCGTCTGGTACGGAAGGGATTTTCTCAGTCGATGTTTAGAAAGTGTGCGCCAGCAAGAAAAGGTCCCATATCCTATTCAGGTCATCGTGGTAGAAGACGGAACTCCGGAACATTATATGGCGGAAGACATTGCATATCGTTACCATGCCGAATATCATTATATTCCCAAAAATCAAGGGGTGGCTCACGCGAGGCGTTTTGGAGCCAACCTTTCTGTATTTGATGACGGTTTTCTCGCTTTTTTAGACCAGGATGATTATTGGTATCCAACGTTTTTAACCGTCATGATTGATGCGCTGTCCCGCCATCTTGATCGGGGTTTTGCCGTAGCGAATGCCGATATCGTCTTTTCGTCTGGAAGAAAATATCAATTGTACCAAACCAAATTTCCGTCTCTCAGGTTGCAGGACTTAAAAATGTTTAACCATATCGTCACCCCATCACAAGTCCTTATGCGACTTCAGGCTTTTAGGCAGATTCACTGGACAGGGGAGCTGAAAACGCCAGGTGCTGATGATTGGCTGTTGTGGTTGTCGTTAAGTAGTCAGGGATTTCCCGGAATTTTCGTCCCCAAGACATTAATCGCCTATTTGGAACACGAAGGGGGAGCCCATCAAAATATTTCAAAAATGCGACAAAGCGAAGCCAGTGTTGTTGAGGACTGGTTTCCCCAATTAGGATTTTCCAAATGGGATCAAAGACGGTATTGGGCTGGGGTTGAAATCGAACGCGCCTTACATCACGCCTATCAAAAAGATTGGGGACAATTTATTCGTCGCCTCACTCTCACCACAATAAAAGATCCGACGGCCGCATTGTCAGCAGCATGGTACCGGATTGAGCGAAAGTTAAAGCACTGGGTTTAACGACAAAAATAAAGGAGGCAGAGACCTTTGGACAATCGGTTATTAGTATTTTTGGCGACAGCACGGGAAGGACATATTACGGGTGCTGCCCGGTTATTGAATTTATCTGTCTCTGCAGCCTCCCACCAAATCGCCCAACTCGAACTGGAATTTAGCACCCCTTTATTCGTGCGGGGTAACCGCGGGATGCGTCTCACCCCGGCTGGCGAAACCTTATTCGCTTATGCCAATCAAATCGAAGCCCTATGGCAAACGGCCTACCGAGAAGTTAGACAGACTGCAGAAGGCGAGCAATGGGTCCATGTTGCCGCATCCCATACTGTCACCGAGTTCTTCTTACCCGAACCGTTAGGACAATTTCGGCGCACTCATCCCGCAGTCCATATTCATTTGACCATGGCGAACAGTACCGAAGTGATTAGTCAGGTGGAAACCGGACGCGTAGATTTTGGCATTGCTGAAGGGCGTGTGGGACACCGAAATCTAAAAGTGACCAATTTATGGCAAGATCAACTCGGGTTGATTGTGGCAAGTCACCATCCTTTAGCCACGCGCACCGCGGTAACGGTTAAGGATCTGGAGTCCGTCGACCTCATTCTGCGTGAAGAGGGTTCTGGAACCCGTAGTATTTTGGACCAAGCCTTGGCTCACCATGGACTAGGTGTTTCCAATCTTCGCGTCACCGCCGAATTATCGTCGATTCGGGCCATCTTAGATCTCGTACGCAATAACATTGGGTGTTCGGTCATGTCGTGGATGATTGCGCGCAACATGCCCGATATCACCTTTTTGCCGATTGAGGACTTGCAATTGACGCGGCGCATTCATTTGATTCGCCGGCCCACGAATGAAGGACGCAGTGCCATGGAACACCTCATTGATCAATTAGTGCGCGCAGCTCGGGAATTTAATTTAAGCCCCCGGCAGGATCTGGACCCCATCAACGAATAACCTCTAGCAAGCGAAATGGCCCGGGATCGGCCCCATCTGTTGTCGCCGTTAAGGCACAGGATGCCAAAGGGCCAATAACACGGCGACTATAGCACCATACACCAGCCAGCTCAAATATGCCGGGGTCGATCCTGATTGGGTCTTTCGCACTTGTCCTGCAATATACCGAACCAATTTCAACAAGGGCAAATAGCCCTGTTCTTCTAATCGGTAAATAATGGTGTGACGATAGAACCGGACGCCTCCTTTGTCATAGCGTTGCCGCTTAAGACCAAAGAATCCTTGAAACGCCAATCGCAAGGGATGGACAAATCCTTCTGCCGTAAAACTCTTTTGGGCATTGTAATCCTGAGCCCCCCCTGTC is a window encoding:
- a CDS encoding dipeptidase, with product MASGEIDTVLAYLQNHHEQYRKELIQFLQIPSISALSTHKEDVHRAATWLAHRLQAAGVPHVRIEETPGHPIVFGEVITDPHRPTVLVYGHYDVQPVDPLDQWTNPPFSPTIIDNILYARGSSDDKGQVYMQVIAAEAWLKTGTLPVNLKFLFEGEEEIGSVHLEHYIQTHQEELRADLAVISDTPMFAAGVPAVCYGLRGLAALEIHVEGPYQDLHSGVFGGAVANPAHVLAQIIASLHDDEGRVTVPGFYDDVDGLSEEERKNFAALPFDEEEFRQSTGSPALYGEAGYTTLERIWTRPTLEVNGMWAGFIGEGRKTIIPQSAHAKISCRLVPHQDPQKILNQVNQFITDQCPPTVKLRIDRGEGDPGTVTPLDHFATQAAVQAIRAVYHQDAAFIRMGGSIPVVVTFDQVLNIPTVLLGFALPDENFHAPNEHFHLENFDKGAETIATLWQILGQTHHHQGGTHVNP
- a CDS encoding LysR family transcriptional regulator; this translates as MDNRLLVFLATAREGHITGAARLLNLSVSAASHQIAQLELEFSTPLFVRGNRGMRLTPAGETLFAYANQIEALWQTAYREVRQTAEGEQWVHVAASHTVTEFFLPEPLGQFRRTHPAVHIHLTMANSTEVISQVETGRVDFGIAEGRVGHRNLKVTNLWQDQLGLIVASHHPLATRTAVTVKDLESVDLILREEGSGTRSILDQALAHHGLGVSNLRVTAELSSIRAILDLVRNNIGCSVMSWMIARNMPDITFLPIEDLQLTRRIHLIRRPTNEGRSAMEHLIDQLVRAAREFNLSPRQDLDPINE
- a CDS encoding TDT family transporter — translated: MLAFVKNFTPNWFTVGMGTGITALGAYLYPGGPLWLKDLGTGLWILNTVIVGVLLLLMLLRWIFNWKGSIAILHDPIQSMFLGAVPMALTTVINGFIDMGQRLIGHEALTIAMVLLVINVLMALGSGIVVPFMMFISHDHRLDKLTGIWLMPVVPAEVAAASGGLLLPYLTNVAAQKTLMVISLGLWALSVPLAFLMLGFLFLRLAVHKLPPKEMAISTWISLGTLGTGIMGLIGLGKSLPILFGSLGHAMDGAAVLGSFALWGFGLWWLTLSILITIYYAHKGLPFNLGWWGLTFPLGVFTGGTDMLYDQMHVGLIAFFAHLFYVLLAVFWTLVAVKTTGGVLTGRLTLTGAPKPTPMPTKTAVS
- a CDS encoding glycosyltransferase family 2 protein — translated: MTGVTIVIPVWYGRDFLSRCLESVRQQEKVPYPIQVIVVEDGTPEHYMAEDIAYRYHAEYHYIPKNQGVAHARRFGANLSVFDDGFLAFLDQDDYWYPTFLTVMIDALSRHLDRGFAVANADIVFSSGRKYQLYQTKFPSLRLQDLKMFNHIVTPSQVLMRLQAFRQIHWTGELKTPGADDWLLWLSLSSQGFPGIFVPKTLIAYLEHEGGAHQNISKMRQSEASVVEDWFPQLGFSKWDQRRYWAGVEIERALHHAYQKDWGQFIRRLTLTTIKDPTAALSAAWYRIERKLKHWV
- a CDS encoding threonine ammonia-lyase, translating into MIALKMSAIDAAYERIRPVVYETPLIKNHSLSELSQCDLALKAENLQRTGSFKIRGAFNKLALIHEAGGKGAVSGSSGNHGAAVAWAARYFGLTARIVVPTTASAAKVEAIKAYGADIEFCGTTSHERIERAKAIAQETSLSFVAPFDDPEVMAGQGTIGLEILQQMPEVEIIVVPIGGGGLISGIATAVKSQRPDIRIIGVEPLGAPKAYESRKHHQRRILSSTETIADGLKTISLGELTYPIIEHLVDDIVLVDDDEIRRAMSLLLTRQKMLAEPSGAATLAYALRKPDRLHHRKTVVVISGGNIDPINLCELLTHPH
- the epsC gene encoding serine O-acetyltransferase EpsC — its product is MSIPEFSIEGLSQIVRSLERYDEATLTNAGPKTPTTRRATEQLIWRLESLLFPFEHPWEEAVEAQGTAARIELLGRIIWDLAHQIHRVDPHDCTGDPCQGLCRAFHTAIEFGKRLPDIQALLYMDADAAYQGDPAARNRSEVISTYPGFYAIMVYRLAHELFRLDVPLLPRLMTEIAHSQTGIDIHPGAQIGSSFFIDHGTGVVIGETTEVGDQVTLYQGVTLGALNFPRDVQGQIIRGQKRHPTIGDRVVIYSGATILGGNTVIGAGSVIGGNVWLTHSVPENSRVINQPQVDVKAVTHKN